In Cololabis saira isolate AMF1-May2022 chromosome 10, fColSai1.1, whole genome shotgun sequence, a single window of DNA contains:
- the LOC133451839 gene encoding tripartite motif-containing protein 16-like: protein MAQKGVQLDQETFSCSICLDLLKDPVTIPCGHSYCMNCINNFWDEGEKKLPSCPQCKHTFTPKPVLVKSTMFAALLEQMKKTGLQAAASDHCYAGPEDVACDFCSGRKLKAIKSCLFCLASYCEKHLQPHHDVAPFKKHKLVDPSKNLQDNICPRHDEVMKIFCRTDQKCICYLCSMDEHKGHDTVSAAAERTERQREMEVSRQQIQQEIQDREKDVKLLQQEVEAINQSADKTVEDSEEIFTELMSLIQKRSSDVKQQIRSQQETEVKRVRELEEKLQQEITDLKRRDAEMNQLTDTEDHNQFLHNYPSLSPLSESTHSSSISIRPLRYFQDVTAVVSEVRGQLQDILRDTWTNISLTITDVDVLLSEPEPTSRAGFLKYSCEITLDPNTVNTQLLLSEENRKVTVMDQHQSYSSHPDRFSDVSQVLSRESLTGRHYWEVEKKENVINPAVAYKNISRSKGWNGSGFGGPKSSRIGVYLDHRAGVLSFYSVSETMTLLHSVQTTFTQPLYAGVWVGDTDGDSAEFCKLK from the exons ATGGCGCAGAAAGGAGTtcagctggaccaggaaactttTTCTTGTTCGATCTGTTTGGATCTTTTAAAGGATCCGGTGActattccctgtggacacagttaCTGTATGAACTGTATTAATAACTTCTGggatgaaggagagaagaaactcCCCAGCTGTCCTCAGTGCAAACATACGTTCACTCCGAAGCCTGTGCTGGTGAAAAGCACCATGTTTGCTGCTTTATTGGAGCAGATGAAGAAGACTGGACTCCAAGCTGCTGCTTCTGatcactgctatgctggacctgaAGATGTGGCCTGTGATTTCTGCTCTGGAAGAAAACTGAAAGCCATCAAGTCCTGTTTATTCTGTCTGGCCTCTTACTGCGAGAAACACCTTCAACCTCATCATGATGTGGCTCCATTCAAGAAACACAAGCTGGTGGATCCCtccaagaacctgcaggacaacatctgcccccgtcatgatgaggtgatgaagatattctgtcgtactgatcagaagtgtatctgttatctctgctctatggatgaacataaaggccacgacacagtctcagctgcagcagaaaggactgagaggcagagagagatggaggtgagtcgacaacaaatccagcaggagatccaggacagagagaaagatgtgaagctgcttcagcaggaggtggaggccatcaatcagtctgctgataaaacagtggaggacagtgaggagatcTTCACTGAGCTGATGTCTCTCATCCAGAAAAGAAGCtctgatgtgaagcagcagatcagatcccagcaggaaactgaagtgaagagagtcagagagctggaggagaagctgcagcaggagatcactgacctgaagaggagagacgctgagatgaaCCAGCTCACAGATACCGAGGACCACAACCAGTTTCTCCACAACTACCCCTCACTGTCACCACTCAGTGagtccacacactcctccagcatcagcatccgtcctctcagATACTTTCAGGATGTGACAGCAGttgtgtcagaggtcagaggtcaactacaagacatcctgagagacacgtggacaaacatctcactgaccatcactgatgtggatgttttactgtcagaaccagaaccaacgagcagagctggattcttgaaatattcatgtgaaatcactctggatccaaacacagtaaacacacagctgttactgtcagaggagaacagaaaggtgacAGTTATGGACCAACATCAGTCTTATTCTAgtcatccagacagattcagtGATGTTTCTCAGGTACTGAGTAGAGAGAGTCTCACTggacgtcattactgggaggtggagaagaaagaaaatgtaattaatcCAGCAGTTGCATACAAGAATATCAGCCGATCAAAGGGGTGGAACGGAAGTGGATTTGG AGGTCCAAAGAGCTCCAGAATAGGAGTTTAcctggatcacagagcaggtgttctgtccttctacagcgtctctgaaaccatgaccctcctccacagtGTCCAGACCACCTTCACTCAGCCGCTCTACGCTGGAGTTTGGGTTGGTGACACTGATGGAGACTCAGCAGAGTTCTGTAAACTCAAATAG
- the LOC133451840 gene encoding tripartite motif-containing protein 16-like: MAQKGDQLDQESFSCSICLDLLKHPVTIPCGHSYCMKCINNFWDGEKEKKLPSCPQCRRTFTPRPELMKNTMLADLMEEMKKTGLQALVDPSKNLQDNICPRHDEVMKMFCRTDQKCICYLCSVDEHKGHDTVSTAAERTERQREMEVSRQQIQQEIQDREKDVKLLQHEVEAINQSADKTVEDSEEIFTELISLLQKRSSDVKQQIRSQQETEVSRVRELEEKLQQEITDLKRRDAERKQLTDTKDHNQFLHNYPSLSPLSESTHSSSISIRPLRYFQDVTAAVSEVRGRLQDILRDTWTNISLTITDVDVLLPQPEPKSRAEFLKYSCEITLDPNTVNTLLLLSEENRKVTFMNQRQSYSSHPDRFSDVAQVLSRESLTGRHYWEVEKKASEVGLAVTYKNISRSGSWKGYGFGGNDKSWSLYCDSDRYVFWHNNISSSMSGPKTSRIGVYLDHRAGVLSFYSVSETMTLLHRVQTSFTQPLYAGVGVANTSGHSAEFCKLK; encoded by the exons ATGGCGCAGAAAGGAGATCAGCTGGACCAAGAATCTTTTTCTTGTTCGATCTGTTTGGATCTTTTAAAGCATCCCGTGActattccctgtggacacagttaCTGTATGAAGTGTATTAACAACTTCTGGGatggagaaaaggagaaaaaactcCCCAGCTGTCCTCAATGTAGACGGACGTTCACACCGAGACCTGAGCTGATGAAAAACACCATGCTAGCTGATTTAATGGAGGAGATGAAGAAGACTGGACtccaagct CTGGTGGATCCCtccaagaacctgcaggacaacatctgcccccgtcatgatgaggtgatgaagatgttctgtcgtactgatcagaagtgtatctgttatctctgctctgtggatGAACATAAAGGCCACGATACAGTCTCAACTGCAGCAGAAAGGactgagaggcagagagagatggaggtgagtcgacaacaaatccagcaggagatccaggacagagagaaagatgtgaagctgcttcagcatgaggtggaggccatcaatcagtctgctgataaaacagtggaggacagtgaggagatcttcactgagctgatctctctcctccagaaaagaagctctgatgtgaagcagcagatcagatcccagcaggaaacGGAAGTGAGTCGAGTCAGAGAGCttgaggagaagctgcagcaggagatcactgacttgaagaggagagacgctgagaggaagcagctcacagacaccaaggaccacaaccagtttctccacaactacccctcactgtcaccactcagtgagtccacacactcctccagcatcagcatccgtcctctcaggtactttcaggatgtgacagcagctgtgtcagaggtcagaggtcgactacaggacatcctgagagacacgtggacaaacatctcactgaccatcactgatgtggatgttttactgccacaaccagaaccaaagagcagagctgaattcttgaaatattcatgtgaaatcactctggatccaaacacagtaaacacactgctgttactgtcagaggagaacagaaaggtgactTTTATGAATCAACGTCAGTCTTATTCTAgtcatccagacagattcagtGATGTTGCTCAGGTCCTgagtagagagagtctgactggacgtcattactgggaggtggagaagaAAGCAAGTGAAGTTGGTTTAGCAGTCAcatacaagaatatcagcagatcaggTAGTTGGAAAGGATATGGTTTTGGAGGAAATGACAAATCTTGGTCACTCTATTGTGACTCAGACAGATATGTATTTTGGCACAACAACATCAGTTCCTCCATGTCAGGTCCAAAGACCTCCAGAATAGGAGTTTAcctggatcacagagcaggtgttctgtccttctacagcgtctctgaaaccatgaccctcctccacagagtccagacctccttCACTCAGCCACTCTACGCTGGAGTCGGGGTTGCTAACACTTCTGGACACTCAgctgagttctgtaaactcAAATAG
- the LOC133452184 gene encoding E3 ubiquitin/ISG15 ligase TRIM25-like produces MAQKGLHLDQETFSCSICLEVLKDPVTIPCGHSYCMNCIKTYWDGEKERKLPSCPQCRYTFKRRPVLVKNTMLAALVEQLKKTGLQAAPADHCYAGPEDVACDFCSRRKLKAVKPCLVCLASYCKKHLQPHHDSSTFKKHKLVDPSKNTVSAAAERTERQREMEVSRQQVQQEIQDREKDVKLLQQELEAINQSADKTVEDSEEIFTELISLLQKRSSDVKQQIRSQQETEVRRVRELEEKLQQEITDLKRRDAEMKQLSDTEDHNQFLHNYPSLSPLSESTHSSSISIRPLRYFQDVTAAVSEVRDLLQDILRDTWTNISVAITHVDVLLSQPEPEPKSRAGFLKYSCEMTLDPNTAHTRLLLSEQNSKVTLMKKHQSYSSHPDRFSERHQVLSRESLTGRHYWEVEKKAGKVDVAVTYNNIIRSGGWEESGFGGNDKSWSLCWYSDIYIFCYNNIQTSISGPQSSRIGVYLDHRAGVLSFYSVSETMTLLHRVQTTFTQPLYAGVWVYRPGHSAQFCKLK; encoded by the coding sequence ATGGCGCAGAAAGGACTTCACCTGGACCAAGAAACCTTTTCTTGTTCGATTTGTTTGGAGGTTTTAAAGGATCCGGTGActattccctgtggacacagttaCTGTATGAACTGTATTAAAACCTACTGGGATggagaaaaggagaggaaactccccagctgtcCTCAGTGTAGATACACATTTAAACGGAGGCCTGTGCTGGTGAAAAACACCATGTTAGCAGCTTTAGTGGAGCAGTTGAAGAAGACTGGACtccaagctgctcctgctgatcactgctatgctggacctgaAGATGTGGCCTGTGATTTCTGCTCTCGAAGAAAACTGAAAGCTGTCAAGCCCTGTTTAGTCTGTCTGGCCTCTTACTGCAAGAAACACCTTCAACCTCATCATGATTCATCTACATTCAAGAAACACAAGCTGGTGGATCCCTCCAAGAACACAGtgtcagctgcagcagaaaggactgagaggcagagagagatggaggtgagtcgacaacaagtccagcaggagatccaggacagagagaaagatgtgaagctgcttcagcaggagtTGGAGGCCATCAATCAgtctgctgataaaacagtggaggacagtgaggagatcttcactgagctgatctctctcctccagaagagaagctctgatgtgaagcagcagatcagatcccagcaggaaactgaagtgaggagagtcagagagcttgaggagaagctgcagcaggagatcactgacctgaagaggagagacgctgagatgaagcagctctcaGACACCGAAGACCACAACCAGTTTCTCCACAACTACCCCTCACTGTCACCACTCAGTGagtccacacactcctccagcatcagcatccgtcctctcaggtactttcaggatgtgacagcagctgtgtcagaggtcagagatctactacaggacatcctgagagacacGTGGACAAACATCTCCGTGGCCATCACTCATGTGGATGTATTATtgtcacaaccagaaccagaaccaaagagcagagctggattcttgaaatattcatgtgaaatgactctggatccaaacacagcacacacacGACTGTTACTGTCAGAGCAGAACAGCAAGGTGACTTTAATGAAGAAACATCAGTCTTATTCTAgtcatccagacagattcagtGAACGTCATCAGGTCCTTagtagagagagtctgactggacgtcattactgggaggtggagaagaAAGCAGGTAAAGTTGATGTAGCAGTTACATACAATAATATCATCAGATCAGGGGGGTGGGAGGAAAGTGGTTTTGGAGGAAATGACAAATCTTGGTCACTATGTTGGTACtcagacatatatatattttgttacAACAACATCCAAACCTCCATCTCAGGTCCTCAGAGCTCCAGAATAGGAGTTTAcctggatcacagagcaggtgttctgtccttctacagcgtctctgaaaccatgaccctcctccacagagtccagaccaccTTCACTCAGCCGCTCTACGCTGGAGTCTGGGTTTACCGTCCTGGACACTCAGCTCAGTTCTGTAAACTCAAATAG
- the epdr1 gene encoding mammalian ependymin-related protein 1, whose amino-acid sequence MSGLLLLLLSLSAAAAAPHPGTPHPGAPQPGAPHAPHSGPCLAPAQWEGRWVVYDHSSGRNRRAAVSYDGPNQRIRVLQQHKKHTPCQRFYEYIYLYQSMVMFQIDQKTKDCSKISLTEAWDPFDIPVNSTFEDQYLIGGPGDNVEVQEWSDRKPARQHETWVGVYTLKDCYPVQETYIRNTSVTTSTRFFSLQLGISDPDVFTPPITCQSARPERMAESVC is encoded by the exons ATGAGcggactgctgctgctgctgttgtcgCTGTCTGCGGCCGCCGCGGCCCCGCACCCCGGGACCCCGCACCCCGGAGCCCCGCAACCCGGGGCCCCGCACGCCCCGCACTCCGGGCCCTGCCTCGCCCCGGCCCAGTGGGAGGGCAGGTGGGTTGTTTACGACCACAGCTCCGGCAGGAACAGGCGGGCCGCCGTCTCCTACGACGGGCCGAACCAGAGGATccgagtcctgcagcagcacaaGAAACACACCCCGTGTCAGAg GTTTTATGAGTACATCTACTTGTACCAGAGCATGGTGATGTTCCAGATCGACCAGAAGACCAAGGACTGCTCCAAGATCTCTCTGACGGAGGCCTGGGATCCGTTTGACATCCCAGTCAACTCCACGTTCGAGGACCAGTACTTGATCGGGGGCCCGGGAGACAACGTGGAGGTCCAGGAGTGGTCGGACAGGAAGCCGGCACGCCAGC ACGAGACGTGGGTGGGCGTTTACACCCTGAAGGACTGCTACCCGGTGCAGGAGACGTACATCCGGAACACCAGCGTCACCACCTCCACCCGTTTCTTCAGTCTGCAGCTCGGCATCAGCGACCCCGACGTCTTCACCCCGCCCATCACCTGTCAGTCAGCCCGCCCCGAGCGGATGGCCGAGTCCGTCTGCTGA